From a region of the Deinococcus terrestris genome:
- a CDS encoding peptidylprolyl isomerase — MQKSFLTLALLLGGAALAQSTGTPATPAAPATQTQPAPAQPAQTPAAPAPTAPVQAPADPQTAVAQVGSETITLGEYERAFRLAVARVLNSQGIPYSEDALAEFAQARPEFLTQYARDRAVYQLARRGTAVTAAQVDTQLAETREGFETDANFAEALAANGFANEAELRADIERELVVDAYLEGIKSRLKFGDALVASFYQLNRSAFNRPAQACVRHILVATQAEGQTILRDLAAGGDFAAIAREKSQDPGSAAEGGELGCIEPGETVEPFDRTSFAAPLNQPQLVQSEYGWHVLVVTRRTQAGVAPLAEVAPVIREQLARDAAQKYLDSQLARVTITTTPAALPAPASNR; from the coding sequence AAAAAAGCTTCCTGACGCTCGCGCTGCTGCTCGGCGGCGCGGCCCTGGCCCAGAGCACCGGAACGCCTGCCACGCCCGCTGCTCCGGCGACCCAGACGCAACCGGCCCCCGCGCAACCGGCGCAGACCCCGGCGGCTCCGGCCCCCACGGCCCCGGTTCAGGCACCCGCCGACCCCCAGACGGCTGTGGCGCAGGTGGGGAGTGAGACCATCACGCTGGGCGAGTACGAGCGGGCCTTCCGGCTGGCGGTGGCGCGGGTGCTGAACTCGCAGGGCATTCCCTACTCGGAAGACGCCCTGGCCGAGTTCGCGCAGGCCCGCCCGGAGTTCCTGACCCAATACGCCCGCGACCGGGCGGTGTACCAGCTCGCCCGCCGGGGCACGGCGGTCACCGCGGCGCAGGTGGACACCCAACTCGCCGAGACCCGCGAGGGTTTTGAGACCGACGCCAACTTTGCCGAGGCGCTGGCCGCCAACGGCTTTGCGAACGAGGCCGAACTGCGGGCCGACATCGAACGCGAACTGGTCGTGGACGCCTACCTAGAGGGCATCAAGTCGCGCCTCAAGTTCGGGGACGCCCTGGTCGCCAGCTTTTACCAGCTCAACCGCTCGGCCTTCAATCGCCCGGCGCAGGCGTGCGTGCGGCACATCCTCGTCGCCACGCAGGCGGAGGGACAGACCATCCTGCGCGACCTCGCGGCGGGCGGGGACTTCGCGGCCATCGCCCGTGAAAAGAGCCAGGACCCCGGCAGCGCGGCTGAGGGGGGCGAGTTGGGCTGCATCGAACCCGGCGAGACGGTCGAGCCGTTCGACCGCACGTCCTTCGCGGCGCCCCTGAACCAGCCCCAGCTCGTGCAGTCCGAGTACGGCTGGCACGTGCTGGTCGTCACCCGCCGCACCCAGGCGGGCGTCGCGCCGCTGGCCGAAGTCGCGCCCGTCATTCGCGAGCAGCTTGCCCGTGACGCTGCCCAGAAGTATCTCGACTCGCAGCTTGCCCGCGTGACCATCACCACCACCCCGGCAGCTCTTCCCGCCCCGGCGTCCAACCGCTAA
- a CDS encoding S8 family peptidase gives MTARLALSSIGLALLLASCGGQTPTTQAPNTQAPETSATQRPARTLAPLLGTANPDAVAGQYIVVFSEGAAPSNLGAQDAGGLIRALNLDPQGITVQHLYSQTIEGFAARLSPQNLQALRADSRVKYIEQDGVMRMSATQTGATWGLDRTDQRNLPLDGTYVYNSTGSGVKAYIIDTGINTAHTNFGGRAVWGTNTTGDGNNSDCQGHGTHVAGTVGSNTWGVAKGVQLVAVKVLGCDGSGTNSGVIAGVNWAVSNKGSAAAVANMSLGGGFSQAVNDAVNSAASKNLIMAVAAGNENQNACNVSPASAASAITVGSTTNTDARSSFSNYGSCLDLFAPGSNITSTWIGSTTATNTISGTSMATPHVAGAIALLIAGGNSTNSAVTSALLNNATTGKVTGAQTGSPNRLLYTGTGGTTPAPTPTPTPTPGTTTYTGSVSRGTASYQPGTGGFSYAGGTLRGTLSGPSGTDFDLYLQKRNSNGTWSDVAASEGSGSSESINYAAASGTYRWEVYGYSGSGSYSLTETK, from the coding sequence ATGACTGCACGCCTTGCCCTCAGCTCGATCGGTCTCGCCCTGCTGCTCGCCTCGTGCGGTGGTCAGACGCCCACCACCCAGGCCCCGAATACGCAGGCTCCGGAGACCTCGGCCACGCAGCGCCCCGCCCGGACCCTGGCTCCCCTGCTGGGCACGGCCAACCCGGACGCGGTCGCGGGACAGTACATCGTGGTCTTCAGCGAGGGTGCGGCGCCGAGCAACCTGGGAGCGCAGGACGCGGGCGGACTGATCCGGGCGCTGAACCTCGACCCCCAGGGCATCACGGTCCAGCACCTGTACTCGCAGACCATTGAGGGCTTCGCCGCCCGCCTCAGCCCCCAGAACCTTCAGGCGCTGCGGGCCGACTCGCGCGTGAAGTACATCGAGCAAGACGGCGTGATGCGCATGAGCGCCACCCAGACGGGCGCGACCTGGGGCCTGGACCGCACCGACCAGCGCAACCTCCCGCTGGACGGCACCTACGTCTACAACTCGACCGGCAGCGGCGTGAAGGCGTACATCATCGACACTGGGATCAACACGGCGCACACCAACTTCGGGGGCCGGGCGGTGTGGGGCACCAACACCACCGGGGACGGCAACAACAGTGACTGCCAGGGCCACGGCACCCACGTGGCGGGTACGGTCGGCAGCAACACCTGGGGCGTGGCCAAGGGCGTGCAACTCGTAGCGGTCAAGGTGCTGGGCTGCGACGGCTCGGGCACCAACTCGGGCGTGATCGCGGGCGTGAACTGGGCCGTGAGCAACAAGGGCAGCGCGGCGGCCGTGGCGAACATGAGCCTGGGCGGCGGCTTTAGCCAGGCCGTGAACGACGCCGTGAACAGCGCCGCGAGCAAGAACCTGATCATGGCCGTGGCCGCAGGCAACGAGAACCAGAACGCCTGCAACGTCTCTCCCGCCAGCGCTGCCAGCGCCATCACGGTGGGCAGCACGACGAACACCGACGCCCGGTCCTCCTTCTCGAACTACGGCTCGTGCCTAGACCTGTTCGCGCCGGGCAGCAATATCACCTCGACCTGGATCGGGTCCACCACCGCCACCAACACCATCAGCGGGACCTCCATGGCGACCCCGCACGTGGCCGGGGCCATCGCGCTGCTGATCGCGGGAGGCAACTCCACCAACAGCGCCGTGACGAGCGCCCTGCTGAACAACGCCACCACCGGTAAGGTCACGGGGGCGCAGACCGGCAGCCCCAACCGGCTGCTGTACACCGGGACGGGGGGCACCACGCCCGCGCCCACCCCGACCCCGACCCCCACGCCAGGCACCACGACCTACACGGGCAGCGTGAGCCGGGGAACCGCGAGCTACCAGCCCGGCACGGGCGGCTTCTCCTACGCGGGCGGCACCCTGCGCGGTACCCTCAGCGGTCCCTCGGGCACCGACTTTGACCTCTACCTCCAGAAGCGCAACAGCAACGGCACCTGGAGCGACGTGGCGGCCAGCGAGGGCTCGGGCAGCAGCGAGAGCATCAACTACGCCGCTGCCAGTGGCACCTACCGCTGGGAGGTCTACGGCTACTCCGGCAGCGGGTCTTACAGCCTGACCGAGACGAAGTAA
- the ddrA gene encoding single-stranded DNA-binding protein DdrA produces MKLSDVQKRLQAPFPAHLVGWKPQAFNKERTRALLLAYVDARAVQDRLDAICPDGWSFEIEVVPGTQHPTVKGRLTVLGVTREDIGEAGEGEYGTLKAASSDALKRCAVQFGIGRYLYDLPKQWVDWNDARREPAVTPELPEWARPDHERSPGGAHLVQAMEQLKYELPEDLDLQREVYKHLKAALGSLHTAPQGGHGRAA; encoded by the coding sequence ATGAAGTTGAGCGATGTTCAGAAACGACTCCAGGCTCCGTTTCCCGCTCATCTGGTGGGGTGGAAGCCGCAGGCTTTTAACAAGGAGCGCACTCGCGCCCTGCTGCTCGCCTATGTGGACGCGCGTGCCGTGCAAGACCGCCTGGACGCGATCTGCCCGGATGGCTGGAGCTTCGAGATTGAGGTGGTTCCGGGCACTCAGCACCCCACCGTCAAAGGCCGCCTGACCGTGCTGGGCGTGACCCGCGAGGACATCGGGGAGGCGGGCGAGGGCGAGTACGGAACCCTCAAGGCGGCCTCGTCGGACGCGCTCAAGCGGTGCGCCGTGCAGTTCGGCATCGGCCGTTACCTGTACGACCTGCCCAAGCAGTGGGTAGACTGGAACGATGCCCGGCGCGAACCCGCCGTCACGCCCGAGCTGCCCGAGTGGGCACGCCCCGACCACGAACGCAGCCCCGGCGGAGCGCATCTCGTGCAGGCGATGGAGCAGCTCAAGTACGAGTTGCCCGAGGACCTCGACCTCCAGCGCGAGGTGTACAAGCACCTCAAGGCCGCCCTGGGCAGCCTGCACACCGCTCCGCAGGGCGGGCACGGACGGGCCGCGTGA
- the hrpB gene encoding ATP-dependent helicase HrpB: MSLPDLPVFEVLPDLRAALAAHPLVVLQAPPGAGKSTGLPLALLSEEWLGGGSIVMLQPRRVAARAVAARLAETLGEEVGGTVGSRVRFESRVSARTRIEVVTEGILTRRLQLDPELGGVGLVILDEFHERSLNADLALALLREVGGALRDDLRVLVMSATLDPALPERLGAPLVQSAGRAYPVGVRYLPNDPAGRVEDAVARSVREALAAHPTGDVLAFLPGVREIRGAMAALPDVDATVLPLYGDLPLAEQRRAILPDPAGRRRVILATSIAETSLTLEGVRIVVDGGLSRTQAFDPGTGLTRMVTTRVTRDAADQRAGRAGRTAPGVAYRLWSERTHAALSAARPPEIVEADLAPLTLELAGWGAPDPAALAWLDAPPAPRVEAARTLLRDLDALDAQGRITARGRALLELPTHPRLAHLLHDGQALGLGALAADVAALLEERDPLGNGVGADLTDRVAVLRAWRRGESRRGDGAVLERVERLARQWRRELGLRPDDSPLDGFAVGQLVALAYPERVALARAGGGGRFLLAGGQGARLPEGDALAGAPALAVAHLDAGSGEGRIYLAAPLDPAALDARAGWQDAVRWDARTGALVAARERRVGALVLDSRPLRDLPHAERVAALAGAIRAEGLHLLTFSPEAEQLRARVESLRHWRPDEDWPDLSDPGLLDTLEDWLGPHLTGVRTREELGRVHLLPALQALLPWPLPARLDELAPTHLPVPSGSRVRLAYRLDGSPPILAVKLQELFGVAETPAVNGNRTPVLLHLLSPAGRPVQVTQDLRSFWNSSYFEVRKDLRGRYPKHPWPDDPWSHVPTKATKRRM; the protein is encoded by the coding sequence GTGAGCCTGCCCGACCTCCCCGTCTTCGAGGTGCTGCCCGACCTCCGCGCGGCGCTCGCGGCGCACCCGCTGGTCGTGCTGCAAGCCCCGCCCGGCGCGGGCAAGAGCACGGGGCTACCGCTCGCGCTGCTGAGCGAGGAGTGGCTGGGGGGAGGCTCCATCGTGATGCTCCAGCCCCGGCGGGTGGCCGCCCGCGCGGTCGCCGCCCGGCTCGCGGAGACGCTGGGCGAGGAGGTCGGCGGCACGGTCGGCTCGCGCGTGCGCTTCGAGTCGCGGGTGTCCGCCCGGACCCGCATCGAGGTCGTCACGGAGGGCATCCTCACCCGCCGCCTCCAGCTCGACCCGGAGCTGGGTGGGGTGGGACTGGTCATCCTCGACGAGTTCCACGAGCGGTCGCTCAACGCCGACCTCGCCCTGGCCCTGCTGCGCGAGGTGGGGGGAGCCTTGCGCGACGATCTGCGCGTGCTTGTCATGTCGGCCACCCTCGACCCCGCCCTGCCAGAGCGGCTGGGAGCGCCGCTGGTCCAGAGCGCGGGGCGAGCCTACCCGGTGGGGGTACGGTATCTGCCCAACGACCCGGCGGGCCGTGTAGAGGACGCGGTGGCCCGCTCGGTACGGGAGGCTCTGGCCGCGCATCCCACGGGCGACGTGCTCGCCTTTCTGCCCGGCGTCCGCGAGATTCGTGGGGCAATGGCGGCGCTCCCTGACGTGGACGCCACCGTGCTCCCCCTCTACGGCGACCTCCCGCTGGCCGAGCAGCGGCGGGCAATCCTCCCGGACCCGGCCGGGCGGCGGCGGGTCATCCTGGCGACCTCCATCGCGGAAACGTCGCTCACGCTGGAAGGCGTGCGGATCGTGGTGGATGGGGGCCTGAGCCGCACGCAGGCCTTCGATCCCGGCACGGGCCTGACCCGGATGGTGACCACCCGCGTCACCCGCGACGCGGCCGATCAGCGGGCCGGACGCGCGGGCCGCACCGCCCCCGGCGTGGCCTACCGCCTCTGGAGCGAGCGCACCCACGCGGCTCTCTCCGCCGCCCGCCCGCCCGAGATCGTGGAGGCCGACCTCGCGCCGCTTACCCTGGAACTCGCCGGGTGGGGCGCTCCCGATCCCGCCGCCCTCGCGTGGCTCGACGCGCCCCCGGCCCCCCGCGTGGAGGCCGCCCGGACACTGCTGCGCGACCTGGACGCGCTGGACGCGCAAGGCCGCATCACCGCGCGGGGCCGGGCGCTGCTGGAACTGCCCACCCACCCCCGTCTCGCGCACCTGCTGCATGACGGGCAGGCGCTGGGGCTGGGGGCACTGGCCGCCGATGTGGCTGCACTGCTGGAAGAACGTGACCCACTCGGCAACGGGGTGGGGGCCGACCTCACCGATCGGGTCGCCGTGCTGCGGGCGTGGCGGCGTGGGGAGAGCAGGAGGGGAGACGGGGCCGTCCTGGAGCGCGTGGAACGCCTAGCGCGGCAGTGGCGGCGCGAACTGGGCCTGCGCCCGGACGACTCGCCGCTGGACGGCTTCGCGGTGGGTCAGCTTGTCGCCCTCGCCTACCCGGAGCGGGTGGCGCTCGCGCGGGCGGGCGGCGGGGGCCGCTTCCTGCTCGCGGGCGGGCAGGGTGCCCGGCTGCCGGAGGGGGACGCGCTGGCCGGAGCGCCCGCCCTCGCGGTGGCCCACCTCGACGCGGGAAGTGGGGAAGGCCGCATCTACCTCGCCGCGCCCCTCGACCCCGCCGCCCTGGATGCCCGCGCCGGGTGGCAGGACGCCGTGCGCTGGGACGCCCGCACCGGGGCGCTGGTGGCCGCCCGCGAGCGCCGGGTGGGGGCGTTGGTGCTGGACTCGCGCCCGCTGCGCGACCTCCCCCACGCGGAACGGGTCGCTGCCCTCGCCGGAGCGATTCGCGCCGAGGGCCTTCATCTCCTGACTTTCTCCCCGGAAGCCGAGCAACTCCGCGCCCGAGTGGAGTCCCTGCGCCATTGGCGCCCCGACGAGGATTGGCCCGACCTCTCCGACCCCGGCCTGCTGGACACGCTGGAGGACTGGCTCGGCCCTCACCTCACGGGCGTCCGCACCCGCGAGGAGTTGGGCCGAGTCCACCTCCTGCCCGCCCTCCAAGCCCTATTGCCGTGGCCGCTCCCCGCCCGCCTGGACGAGCTGGCGCCCACCCACCTCCCCGTCCCCAGCGGCTCCCGTGTGCGCCTCGCTTACCGCCTGGACGGGTCGCCCCCCATCCTCGCCGTGAAGTTACAGGAACTCTTCGGTGTGGCCGAAACACCTGCCGTGAACGGGAACCGTACCCCCGTGCTGCTGCACCTGCTCTCGCCTGCCGGACGCCCGGTGCAGGTCACCCAGGACCTGCGCTCCTTCTGGAACAGCAGCTATTTCGAGGTTCGCAAGGACCTGCGCGGCCGCTACCCCAAGCACCCCTGGCCCGACGATCCGTGGAGCCATGTGCCGACGAAGGCGACGAAGCGCCGGATGTAG
- a CDS encoding HAD family hydrolase, giving the protein MSVRAILFDLDGTLHDRAATIRGWLVGHVERHALPAGYAARFTELDDFGYRPKREVLPQLVREFGLAYDPEMLLADFSEHSLAAPVAMPYTHEVLREVLRELRARSLRLGIVTNGWEEAQPRCLEGCGLTGLVGDVVISKAVGLSKSDPAIYRLALNRLGVTAAQTWFVGDSPCNDVWGPGRVGLRTAYLPTGHALAGETPDVVLRDLRDVLTLPGLPLLPSSP; this is encoded by the coding sequence CTGAGCGTTCGGGCGATCCTCTTCGACCTGGACGGAACGCTGCATGACCGCGCGGCGACCATTCGGGGCTGGCTGGTGGGGCACGTGGAGCGCCATGCTCTGCCCGCCGGATACGCCGCCCGTTTCACCGAGCTGGACGACTTCGGCTACCGGCCCAAGCGGGAGGTGTTGCCCCAGCTTGTGCGCGAGTTCGGCCTCGCCTACGACCCGGAGATGCTGCTGGCGGACTTCTCCGAGCATTCGCTGGCCGCCCCCGTCGCCATGCCCTATACCCACGAGGTGCTGCGGGAGGTGCTGCGGGAGCTGCGGGCGCGGAGCCTGCGTCTCGGCATCGTGACCAACGGCTGGGAGGAGGCGCAGCCCCGTTGCCTGGAGGGGTGCGGCCTGACCGGGCTGGTGGGCGACGTGGTGATCAGCAAGGCAGTGGGCCTGAGCAAGTCCGACCCGGCGATCTACCGGCTGGCCCTCAACCGACTGGGCGTGACGGCGGCCCAGACGTGGTTCGTGGGCGACTCGCCGTGCAATGACGTGTGGGGACCGGGGCGGGTGGGGCTGCGGACGGCCTACCTCCCGACCGGGCATGCGCTGGCGGGGGAGACGCCCGACGTGGTGTTGCGCGACCTGCGGGACGTGCTGACGCTGCCAGGGCTGCCGCTGCTACCATCCTCCCCGTGA
- a CDS encoding NAD(P)/FAD-dependent oxidoreductase, giving the protein MERYDAVVVGAGAAGLNAALVLGGSRREVLLLDGGPTRNAAAQAAHGVFTRDGAAPTQLQALGLADLAPYPVTVRPGVAREVKPWDGGFALRHDGGWVQARRLLFASGVRDVLPNVPGLRARWGRTVHHCPYCDGWPNRESALAVLGSHQEGHHLALSVRAWSDRVVLLTDGPDELTDEQREDLRRVGVPVISTPILRLEGKDTVRVRFRDGERLPLDALFLNPTQVQRSSLPASLGCELNAKSRVVVNENGMTSVRGVWAAGDMTGAPQYVMSAAASGMLAAVSLNTTLIHENVRRLGAAFHKSPDGEGGRAPSGGEAS; this is encoded by the coding sequence GTGGAGCGGTATGACGCCGTGGTCGTAGGGGCGGGCGCAGCGGGCCTCAACGCGGCGCTGGTGCTGGGCGGCTCCCGGCGCGAGGTGCTGCTGCTGGACGGTGGCCCCACCCGCAATGCCGCGGCCCAGGCAGCCCACGGGGTCTTCACCCGCGATGGAGCCGCGCCCACGCAACTCCAGGCCCTGGGGCTGGCCGACCTCGCCCCCTACCCGGTGACGGTGCGGCCCGGCGTGGCCCGCGAGGTCAAGCCCTGGGACGGTGGCTTCGCCCTGCGCCACGACGGCGGCTGGGTCCAGGCCCGGCGGCTCCTCTTCGCCAGCGGGGTGCGCGACGTGCTGCCCAACGTGCCCGGCCTGCGTGCCCGCTGGGGCCGCACGGTTCACCACTGCCCGTATTGCGACGGCTGGCCCAACCGCGAGTCGGCGCTGGCGGTTCTCGGCTCCCACCAGGAGGGCCATCACCTCGCCCTGAGCGTGCGGGCGTGGTCCGACCGGGTGGTGCTCCTCACTGACGGTCCCGACGAACTCACGGACGAGCAGCGGGAAGACCTGCGGCGGGTGGGTGTGCCCGTGATCTCCACGCCCATCCTGCGGCTGGAGGGGAAGGACACCGTGCGGGTGCGCTTCCGGGACGGCGAGCGGCTGCCGCTGGACGCCCTCTTCCTGAACCCCACCCAGGTGCAGCGTAGCAGCCTGCCCGCTTCCCTCGGCTGCGAGCTGAACGCCAAGAGCCGCGTCGTGGTCAACGAGAACGGCATGACCAGCGTGCGCGGCGTCTGGGCCGCCGGGGACATGACGGGAGCGCCCCAGTACGTGATGAGCGCCGCCGCGAGCGGGATGCTGGCCGCCGTCTCGCTGAACACGACCCTGATTCACGAGAACGTGAGGCGGCTGGGCGCGGCCTTCCACAAGTCCCCGGACGGGGAGGGGGGGAGGGCACCCAGCGGCGGCGAGGCGTCCTGA
- a CDS encoding SDR family oxidoreductase, with protein sequence MTTFQRPVTLVTGATGGIGMALARALAGTHDLILQGRGGERLDSLCAEVGGRPLSLDLTRPETFAPALADLGRVTNVVHNAGVVELGAVAEQEHPAWTHTLAVNVVAPAELTRLLLPRVREERGTLVFVNSGAGLRANPGWASYAASKFALRALADALREEEAPHGVRVSTVYPGRTATPMQQSVRAQEGGAYQPDAYIAPETVAATLRFVLEAPRDAVLTDVTVRPGGR encoded by the coding sequence ATGACGACTTTTCAGCGGCCCGTCACCCTGGTTACCGGGGCCACGGGCGGCATCGGCATGGCGCTGGCGCGGGCACTCGCCGGGACCCACGACCTGATTCTGCAAGGACGGGGGGGCGAGCGGCTGGATTCCCTCTGCGCGGAGGTGGGCGGTAGGCCGCTCAGCCTCGACCTCACCCGGCCGGAGACCTTCGCCCCGGCGCTGGCAGACCTGGGGCGCGTGACGAACGTAGTCCATAACGCAGGAGTCGTGGAGCTGGGCGCCGTTGCGGAGCAGGAACACCCCGCCTGGACCCATACCCTCGCCGTCAACGTGGTCGCCCCCGCTGAGCTGACCCGGCTGCTGCTTCCGCGTGTGCGGGAGGAGCGGGGCACCCTGGTCTTCGTGAACAGCGGAGCGGGCCTGCGGGCCAACCCCGGCTGGGCCAGCTACGCCGCGAGCAAGTTCGCGCTGCGGGCACTGGCCGACGCCCTGCGCGAGGAGGAAGCCCCTCACGGCGTGCGCGTCTCCACCGTCTATCCGGGCCGCACCGCCACGCCCATGCAGCAGTCGGTGCGGGCACAGGAGGGCGGCGCGTACCAGCCGGACGCCTACATCGCCCCGGAGACGGTGGCGGCCACCCTGCGCTTCGTGCTGGAGGCCCCACGCGACGCCGTGCTCACCGACGTGACCGTCCGGCCGGGGGGCCGCTAG
- a CDS encoding inorganic diphosphatase, with protein MKPDLTSFLGQTVRVIVDRPLGSVHPRHADLVYPVNYGEVPGTVSGDGQPIDAYLLGWDVPMSGAEGVATAVIVRLDDREDKLAVVPPGSHWPDEEIMKAVWFQERYFRVRLLR; from the coding sequence ATGAAGCCCGACCTCACCTCCTTCCTCGGCCAGACCGTGCGTGTCATCGTAGACCGGCCGCTGGGGAGTGTTCATCCCCGGCACGCCGATCTCGTGTACCCCGTGAATTACGGCGAGGTGCCCGGCACCGTCAGCGGCGACGGCCAGCCTATCGACGCTTACCTGCTGGGCTGGGACGTGCCCATGTCGGGAGCGGAAGGTGTGGCAACGGCCGTAATCGTCCGCCTGGATGACCGCGAGGACAAGCTGGCCGTGGTCCCACCGGGAAGTCACTGGCCTGACGAGGAGATCATGAAGGCGGTGTGGTTTCAGGAGCGGTATTTCAGGGTGCGCCTCTTGCGCTAG